One region of Zingiber officinale cultivar Zhangliang chromosome 7B, Zo_v1.1, whole genome shotgun sequence genomic DNA includes:
- the LOC122006463 gene encoding protein PHOX1-like translates to MGKSTGKKKNSGAQFNGVDDANSRNSKSNEHNLGVLEEDTANYLGMARNMIEDGNKLFQKRDYKGSLLKYENAVRLLPKNHVDTACLHSNIAACYMQMGPDYDRAIDECNLALKASPRYTKALLKRARCYEALNRFDLACEDVTLVLESEPYNLTALEISERVSKAMEKNNVMVDDSAVLKIPDIGVVKESSKKKKKKKKKRSHKVEENVVLTEEKHIEVKEEPIKVVKLVLAEDIRWAQIPANCSISYLREIVHKKFPSLKTFLIKYRDKEGDLVTITAAKELGWAEESADPQGSVRLYLSEVTPEHEPSLEDTETSLRGQERIGNHSEELLSMGNDKEKISTTYIDEWVVQYAHLFKKHLGFSSHSSPDLHELGMELYSGAIEDTVTSEEAQEIFNLAESNFQQMAALALFNWGNVLLARARKKLFLAKDSSNGLVLEKVKDAYNWAQIEYIKAGNKYEEALKIRSDFYEGHIALGQQQFELARLTWYHALGSKVDFAVWPSAKLFELLKNSEDNVGQGLKMWEENPENQWPNKLTKPRGEKVLSEKMVLGGNFKELSISDATKLATNVKSQVNILWGTILYERSMVEFKLGIPIWEESLMKAVEKLKIAGVSPIEVIDFVKMHCANGIPHEGLAFMIDEIVQASNELYDAKMWMSSVSSLRLDPLFHQKVYLAPDHEKCMIINTSRSQTS, encoded by the exons ATGGGTAAGTCTACTGGCAAAAAGAAGAATTCTGGAGCTCAGTTTAACGGTGTCGATGATGCAAACTCAAGAAATAGCAAATCCAACGAGCATAATCTGGGAGTATTAGAGGAGGATACAGCAAACTATTTGGGAATGGCACGCAATATGATAGAGGATGGGAACAAATTGTTCCAGAAAAGGGACTACAAAGGATCTCTGCTCAAATATGAAAATGCTGTAAGGCTTCTTCCTAAGAATCACGTCGATACTGCATGCCTGCACAGCAACATTGCTGCTTGTTACATGCAGATGGGCCCTGACTACGACCGAGCAATAGATGAATGTAATCTAGCTCTTAAGGCATCACCCAGGTACACTAAAGCTTTATTGAAAAGGGCTAGATGTTATGAAGCCTTGAATAGATTTGATTTGGCTTGTGAAGATGTCACTCTTGTTTTGGAATCAGAGCCTTACAATTTAACAGCCTTAGAGATATCTGAGAGGGTAAGTAAAGCGATGGAGAAGAACAATGTCATGGTGGATGACAGTGCTGTTTTAAAAATCCCAGATATTGGAGTAGTGAAAGagagcagcaagaagaagaagaaaaagaagaagaaaaggagccaCAAAGTCGAGGAGAATGTGGTTCTCACAGAGGAGAAGCACATTGAAGTTAAGGAAGAACCTATAAAAGTAGTGAAGTTAGTCCTTGCAGAGGATATCAGATGGGCCCAAATACCAGCTAATTGCAGCATATCATATTTGAGGGAAATTGTTCACAAGAAATTTCCAAGCTTGAAAACCTTCCTTATCAAATATAGAGACAAAGAGGGGGATTTGGTGACCATCACCGCAGCTAAGGAACTAGGGTGGGCGGAAGAGTCTGCAGATCCACAAGGTTCTGTCAGATTATATCTTAGTGAAGTTACTCCTGAGCATGAACCATCCCTTGAGGATACGGAAACTTCTTTGAGAGGGCAGGAAAGAATAGGTAATCACAGTGAAGAATTATTGAGCATGGGGAATGACAAGGAAAAGATTTCAACGACATACATTGATGAATGGGTTGTGCAATATGCCCACCTTTTTAAGAAGCATCTGGGTTTCAGTTCTCATTCATCTCCAGATCTTCATGAACTTGGTATGGAGCTCTATTCTGGGGCAATAGAAGATACAGTTACAAGCGAAGAAGCCCAGGAAATATTTAATCTTGCTGAAAGTAATTTTCAGCAAATGGCGGCACTTGCTTTATTTAATTGGGGAAATGTTCTTCTAGCTCGTGCTAGGAAGAAGTTGTTCTTGGCAAAAGATTCATCCAATGGATTAGTTCTTGAAAAGGTAAAAGATGCCTACAACTGGGCTCAGATTGAATATATCAAGGCAGGTAATAAATATGAAGAAGCCTTGAAAATTAGATCTGACTTCTATGAAGGACATATCGCCCTTGGTCAACAACAGTTTGAGCTAGCAAGACTTACATGGTATCATGCTCTTGGGAGCAAGGTAGATTTTGCTGTGTGGCCTTCAGCAAAACTCTTTGAGTTATTAAAAAACTCCGAGGATAATGTTGGACAGGGGTTAAAGATGTGGGAAGAGAATCCAGAAAACCAGTGGCCCAATAAACTGACTAAACCTAGAGGGGAAAAGGTCCTCTCAGAGAAGATGGTACTGGGTGGTAATTTCAAAGAGCTCTCAATCAGTGATGCAACCAAACTGGCCACCAATGTAAAGTCTCAGGTAAACATACTATGGGGAACTATACTCTATGAGCGGTCTATGGTGGAATTCAAATTAGGCATTCCCATTTGGGAAGAATCTCTCATGAAGGCAGTAGAAAAATTGAAGATTGCAGGAGTTTCCCCTATTGAGGTTATTGATTTTGTCAAAATGCACTGTGCCAATGGAATTCCCCATGAAG GGCTGGCCTTCATGATTGATGAGATAGTTCAGGCATCAAATGAACTATATGATGCTAAAATGTGGATGAGTAGCGTCTCATCTCTTCGTCTCGATCCATTATTTCACCAAAAGGTTTATCTTGCACCAGATCATGAAAAGTGTATGATAATCAATACCAGCAGAAGTCAGACCTCATGA
- the LOC122004608 gene encoding uncharacterized protein LOC122004608, translating into MVIRHEYPTAYTKAGMSKWTSLDFPVLDIIYHDGLFYILRCVSEVVAFDLSGDNPVKRVIIDLFNSDIELSDSFLSRSYVHQDKYLAFSSTGELFLIMRCNIYTDDSTKFETEGFMILKYNCESSSCWDEVRCLENQSLFIGMNNAYLLSIEGFSGLRANCIYFTDTFEGINCNIVTGRANPDIGLFDLEQEKIELCCMPYDKLLPPPIWFLPSIESYE; encoded by the coding sequence ATGGTTATTCGTCACGAATATCCAACAGCCTACACTAAAGCAGGGATGTCTAAGTGGACAAGTCTAGACTTTCCCGTGCTCGATATTATCTATCACGACGGATTGTTTTACATTCTAAGATGTGTTTCAGAGGTTGTTGCGTTCGACCTAAGTGGAGATAATCCGGTCAAAAGAGTTATCATTGATCTATTCAATAGTGATATTGAACTCTCTGACTCCTTCTTGTCGAGAAGCTATGTGCATCAGGATAAGTATCTAGCATTCTCGAGCACCGGCGAACTGTTCCTAATTATGAGATGTAATATTTATACAGATGATTCGACAAAGTTTGAGACGGAAGGATTTATGATTTTGAAGTATAATTGCGAGAGTAGTTCCTGTTGGGATGAAGTTAGATGTTTGGAAAATCAATCTCTTTTTATAGGCATGAACAATGCCTATTTATTATCGATTGAAGGTTTTAGTGGACTCAGAGCTAATTGCATCTACTTCACCGACACTTTTGAGGGAATAAACTGCAATATTGTTACGGGTAGAGCAAATCCGGATATTGGCCTCTTCGATTTGGAACAAGAAAAGATTGAGCTTTGTTGTATGCCGTATGACAAACTGCTGCCTCCGCCAATTTGGTTCCTGCCATCCATCGAGAGTTATGAATGA